One segment of Solanum stenotomum isolate F172 chromosome 1, ASM1918654v1, whole genome shotgun sequence DNA contains the following:
- the LOC125870010 gene encoding uncharacterized protein At5g19025-like has product MHHYLLSSFITMAPSSSSSSLSKPLKKTSNSNPNSNPTNSPNCPSSHHNLCNHSPSATLDLLIFILVLFSGAFLIISYFSYIFNSISLLFPYPPSLLLNTLLTHLEEVDVWTHYIFYIFFVIVFVVVVLFFEICCGFGFRSRKCGKNGCKGLRRAMEFDLQLQGEECLRSGCETKAVRDINQLPWKGGSENNPDYECLRAELRKMAPPNGRAVLLFRSKCGCPVAKLEGWGAKRGRRHKKTLTINGKADHR; this is encoded by the exons ATGCACCATTACCTCCTTTCTTCCTTCATCACCATggctccttcttcttcttcttcttccctctCCAAACCCCTTAAGAAAACCTCAAACTCAAACCCTAATTCAAACCCCACAAATTCCCCAAATTGCCCTTCTTCCCACCATAACCTCTGTAATCACTCCCCTTCAGCTACCCTTGATCTTCTAATATTCATTCTTGTACTTTTCTCTGGTGCTTTCCTCATCATTTCATACTTCTCATACATCTTTAATTCAATTTCTCTCCTTTTCCCATACCCACCGTCACTTTTACTCAACACCCTTTTGACCCATCTCGAAGAAGTGGACGTTTGGACCCACTACATCTTTTACATATTCTTCGTTATTGTTTTCGTTGTCGTGGTTCTTTTCTTTGAGATCTGTTGTGGGTTTGGGTTTAGATCAAGGAAATGTGGGAAAAATGGGTGTAAAGGGTTGAGAAGAGCTATGGAATTTGACTTGCAATTGCAGGGTGAAGAGTGTTTGAGATCTGGGTGTGAGACGAAAGCTGTTAGAGACATCAATCAGTTGCCTTGGAAAGGTGGGAGTGAGAATAATCCAGATTATGAATGTCTTCGTGCTGAGTTGAGAAAAATGGCACCACCCAATGGACGTGCTGTGTTGTTGTTTAGGTCTAAATGTGGGTGTCCTGTTGCTAAACTTGAAGGTTGGGGTGCTAAACGAGGGCGTCGGCACAAGAA GACTCTGACAATTAATGGTAAGGCGGATCATCGCTGA
- the LOC125869835 gene encoding uncharacterized protein LOC125869835: MLASKVTKKTLRWRFRTRALAFEEQFDLLASGFSRSFSVARSFGADNTSSLINLSKDTEGGAFQLQRQMRRDSSCNPLFNQDHRVVRTSIGSFSLSNRYYRSHGHLKDIKDKFLGSVPEVVKIVEVGPRDGLQNEKTIIPTEVKVELIKLLVSCGLTVVEATSFVSPKWVPQLADGKDVIEAVRNLTGVRLPVLTPNLKGFEAAVAAGAKEVAIFAAASESFSRSNINCSIEDSLSRYRDVALAAKNHSIPVRGYVSCVVGCPIEGAVSPSKVAHVAKELVDMGCFEISLGDTIGVGTPGTVIPMLDAVTQVVPVERLAVHFHDTYGQALSNILVSLQMGISIVDSSVSGLGGCPYAKGASGNVATEDVIYMLNGLGVKTNVDLRKLLLAGDFICKHLGRPSGSKAAIALSRTTATASKL; encoded by the exons ATGTTAGCTTCTAAAGTCACGAAGAAAACATTAAGATGGAGATTCAGAACGAGAGCTTTAGCTTTTGAGGAGCAATTTGATTTGCTAGCAAGTGGATTTAGTCGTTCCTTTTCTGTTGCGAGGAGTTTCGGAGCAGACAACACTTCGTCTCTAATCAATTTGAG CAAGGATACTGAAGGAGGAGCATTCCAATTGCAAAGACAAATGAGAAGAGATTCTTCATGTAATCCTTTATTTAATCAGGATCATAGGGTGGTTAGAACAAGCATTGGATCTTTTTCTTTGTCAAATCGTTATTATAGAAGCCATGGACATTTAAAAGATATCAAAGACAAG TTCTTAGGATCTGTCCCTGAAGTTGTCAAGATAGTAGAAGTTGGCCCCAGAGATGGACTGCAAAATGAGAAGACTATAATACCTACGGAAGTGAAGGTGGAGCTTATTAAATTACTTGTTTCTTGTGGACTAACAGTTGTTGAGGCTACTAGTTTTGTGTCTCCAAAGTGGGTACCACAG CTAGCTGATGGGAAGGATGTAATTGAAGCAGTTAGGAATCTTACAGGGGTGCGCTTACCTGTTTTGACACCAAATCTTAAA GGTTTTGAAGCAGCTGTTGCAGCTGGAGCCAAGGAAGTGGCAATCTTTGCTGCAGCATCCGAATCCTTTTCTCGGTCTAACATAAATTGTAGCATTGAAGACAGTCTTTCTCGCTATCGTGATGTTGCTCTTGCAGCCAAAAACCATTCCATCCCTGTTCGCGG GTATGTATCATGTGTCGTTGGCTGTCCCATAGAAGGAGCAGTGTCTCCATCAAAAGTTGCACATGTGGCTAAAGAACTTGTAGATATGGGTTGCTTTGAAATTTCTCTTGGTGATACAATTGGAGTTGGTACTCCAG GTACTGTTATTCCAATGCTTGATGCTGTAACTCAAGTTGTCCCTGTAGAGAGGCTTGCTGTTCATTTCCATGACACTTATGGACAAGCTCTTTCTAACATTCTTGTGTCGTTGCAA ATGGGGATCAGCATAGTGGATTCATCTGTATCAGGACTTGGAGGTTGCCCATATGCCAAAGGTGCCTCGGGTAATGTGGCTACGGAGGATGTCATTTACATGCTCAATGGACTAGGAGTGAAGACAAATGTGGATCTGAGAAAGCTTCTATTGGCTGGAGATTTCATCTGCAAGCATTTGGGTCGCCCTTCTGGTTCTAAGGCTGCCATTGCCTTGAGCAGAACAACAGCTACTGCCTCAAAGCTTTAA